One Hippoglossus stenolepis isolate QCI-W04-F060 chromosome 9, HSTE1.2, whole genome shotgun sequence genomic region harbors:
- the snx18a gene encoding sorting nexin-18a, protein MALRARALYDFHSENPGEVSMKENEIVTLYSEQDIEGWLEGVNSKGERGLFPASYVEIVSSDAASTSNNNSCSTSGDTYPDSRYANIPPGGFDGSLSPPNKIENFSKPSPPGLSTLPTAPPPQQQPPPPQQQQQQQHTYQSPSQVSDDDWDDDWDDSSTVADEPGTVGGRYHDFEGNGPSTYRVSTSSTSRGNAQQAKSSATVSRNLNRFSTFVKSGGEAFVLGEASGFVKDGDKICVVMGQYGPEWQENPYPFGCTIDDPTKQTKFKGMKSYISYKLTPTHTQTQVNRRYKHFDWLYARLVEKFPVISVPHIPEKQATGRFEEDFISKRRKGLIWWMNHMTSHPVLAKCDVFQHFLTCNSMDEKAWKQGKRKAEKDEMVGANFFLTISTPAAPLDFQEVESKIDGFKTFTKRMDDSTLQLNATINEFARKQITGFKKEYQKVGMSFKFLSQAFEIDQQAYSVGLNQAISFTGDTYEAIGEYFAEQPRKDLDPIMDLFALYQGHLANYPDIIHVQKGALTKVKESQKHVEEGKMDLAQAEGINERCNIISCATLAEIQHFHQIRVRDFKAQMQHYLQQQISFFQKITGKLEEALQKYDNA, encoded by the exons ATGGCGCTCAGAGCCCGGGCGCTGTACGACTTCCACTCGGAGAACCCCGGCGAGGTGTCGATGAAGGAGAACGAGATCGTCACCCTGTACAGCGAGCAGGACATCGAGGGCTGGCTCGAGGGGGTGAACAGCAAAGGGGAGAGGGGACTGTTCCCCGCGTCCTACGTGGAGATCGTGAGTAGCGACGCCGCCTCCACgtccaacaacaacagctgcagcacatCTGGGGACACTTACCCGGACTCCAGATACGCCAACATCCCGCCCGGAGGCTTCGACGGCTCTTTGAGTCCTCCGAATAAAATCGAGAACTTTTCCAAACCGTCTCCTCCAGGTTTAAGCACATTACCCACAGCTCCTCCGCCGCAACAGCAGCCTCCaccgccgcagcagcagcagcagcagcagcacacctATCAGTCCCCCAGCCAAGTGAGCGATGATGACTGGGATGATGACTGGGATGACAGCTCCACTGTGGCGGATGAACCGGGGACTGTGGGAGGACGGTATCATGACTTTGAAGGCAACGGGCCATCCACCTACAGAGTGTCCACATCCTCCACGTCCAGAGGCAATGCGCAGCAGGCCAAGAGCTCAGCCACCGTCAGCAGGAATCTGAACAGGTTCTCCACCTTCGTCAAGTCTGGAGGTGAGGCCTTCGTGCTGGGAGAGGCGTCAGGCTTTGTGAAGGATGGGGATAAGATCTGTGTGGTGATGGGTCAGTATGGTCCCGAGTGGCAGGAGAACCCGTATCCCTTCGGTTGTACAATCGACGACCCCACCAAACAGACCAAGTTCAAGGGGATGAAAAGCTACATCTCCTACAAGCTGACCCCCACCCACACGCAGACCCAGGTGAACAGGAGGTACAAGCACTTCGACTGGCTGTACGCCCGCCTGGTGGAGAAGTTCCCCGTCATCTCAGTGCCACACATCCCCGAGAAGCAGGCCACAGGTCGCTTTGAGGAGGACTTTATCTCCAAGAGGAGGAAAGGCCTCATCTGGTGGATGAACCACATGACCAGCCACCCGGTCCTTGCCAAGTGTGATGTCTTCCAGCACTTCCTCACCTGCAACAGCATGGACGAGAAGGCCTGGAAGCAGGGGAAGAGGAAGGCCGAGAAGGACGAGATGGTGGGGGCCAACTTCTTCCTCACCATCAGCACTCCAGCGGCTCCGCTCGACTTTCAGGAGGTCGAGAGCAAAATAGACGGATTCAAGACGTTCACCAAGAGGATGGACGACAGCACCCTGCAGCTCAATGCCACAATCAACGAGTTCGCCCGCAAGCAGATCACTGGCTTCAAGAAGGAGTATCAGAAAGTGGGGATGTCGTTCAAGTTCCTCAGCCAGGCTTTTGAAATAGACCAGCAGGCGTACTCAGTAGGACTGAACCAGGCCATCTCCTTCACCGGAGACACGTATGAAGCCATCGGAGAGTATTTTGCCGAGCAGCCCAGAAAGGATCTTGACCCTATCATGGATTTGTTTGCTCTTTACCAAGGACACTTGGCAAACTACCCAGACATCATCCATGTCCAGAAAG GAGCCCTGACGAAGGTGAAAGAAAGCCAGAAGCATGTGGAGGAGGGTAAGATGGACCTGGCACAGGCAGAAGGCATCAACGAGCGCTGCAACATCATCTCCTGTGCCACGCTGGCTGAGATCCAGCACTTCCACCAGATCCGCGTGCGCGACTTCAAGGCCCAGATGCAGCACTACTTACAGCAACAGATTTCGTTCTTTCAAAAAATCACAGGCAAGCTAGAGGAGGCTCTGCAGAAATATGACAACGCCTAA